A stretch of the Clostridium botulinum genome encodes the following:
- a CDS encoding FeoA family protein, with product MSILDLRPGEIGFIEHIHGDEKLSKRLLALGCIEGTGVTFKTSAPLGDPIIISVRGFDLAIRKKDAKNITLKED from the coding sequence ATGAGCATATTAGATTTAAGACCTGGTGAAATAGGGTTTATAGAACATATACATGGTGATGAAAAACTTTCAAAACGTCTTTTAGCTTTAGGATGTATTGAGGGTACTGGAGTAACATTCAAAACTTCAGCCCCTTTAGGAGATCCTATTATAATAAGCGTTAGAGGTTTTGACTTAGCCATACGTAAAAAAGATGCTAAAAACATTACTTTGAAGGAGGACTAA
- the feoB gene encoding ferrous iron transport protein B: MLTVALVGNPNVGKTTLFNALTGSNQYVGNWAGVTVERKEGFLNKCIKIVDLPGIYAMDTYSNEEKVSKNFLLTGDADVIVNIVDASNLDRNLYLTTQLRQFNKPIVIVLNMIDVAESKGLNINAEKLKNELGVTAIFPMSASKGQGLNDLKKNLLDAEISGIIIDNDFNYPEFNTEKETYSYIESILNKCITKSSKDTLSIKDKIDKILLNKFLAYPIFIGIMLIIFKFTFTWVGQPLSDFLDGMLNEQLIPFLNSLLATNSPWFRSLLVDGIVGGVGSILVFLPIILTLFLGISLLEDSGYMARVAFLMDKLMRKMGLSGKAFIPMLVGFGCSVPAIMSARTLESEKDRKLAALLVPLMSCNARLPVYALFTSIFFPGRQFEIVCSLYILGIVIAFIIGLLFKNTLFKKDEEPFIIELPEYKLPEPKNLLLHTWDKGKGFVKKAGTIILSISILVWILSNFNFSGLTEINNSFLAYIGRALTPIFKPLGFGNWQSSVSLLAGLMAKEVVVSTMEVIFGGNLQVLLPQYFTTVSAYAFLTFTLLYTPCITTIGTMKKEFGNKMTIFSVVYQLILAWGISFLVYNIGNFIM; this comes from the coding sequence ATGTTAACAGTAGCATTGGTTGGTAATCCCAACGTAGGAAAAACTACTTTATTTAATGCTTTGACTGGATCCAATCAATATGTTGGAAACTGGGCTGGCGTTACAGTAGAGAGAAAAGAAGGATTTTTAAACAAGTGCATTAAAATAGTGGACTTGCCTGGTATATACGCAATGGATACTTATTCTAATGAAGAAAAAGTTTCTAAGAATTTTCTATTAACAGGAGATGCAGATGTAATTGTAAATATAGTAGATGCATCTAATTTAGATAGAAACTTATATCTTACTACTCAATTAAGACAATTTAATAAACCTATAGTTATTGTTTTAAACATGATTGATGTAGCTGAATCAAAAGGCTTAAATATAAACGCTGAAAAACTTAAAAATGAACTTGGTGTAACTGCTATATTCCCTATGTCGGCTTCTAAGGGACAAGGATTAAATGATTTAAAAAAGAATCTTTTAGATGCTGAAATTTCTGGTATTATTATTGATAATGATTTTAATTATCCTGAATTTAATACTGAAAAAGAAACTTATTCTTATATTGAGTCTATCTTAAATAAATGTATAACTAAATCATCTAAAGATACACTAAGTATAAAGGATAAAATAGATAAAATATTATTAAATAAATTTCTTGCTTATCCAATCTTTATAGGTATAATGCTTATAATATTCAAATTTACTTTTACATGGGTTGGACAGCCACTTTCGGACTTTTTAGATGGTATGCTAAATGAACAACTTATACCTTTTCTAAATTCATTACTAGCAACTAATAGTCCTTGGTTTAGATCACTATTAGTTGATGGAATAGTTGGAGGAGTAGGTTCTATATTAGTTTTCCTTCCGATTATATTAACTTTATTTTTAGGTATATCTTTACTTGAAGATAGCGGTTATATGGCAAGAGTAGCTTTCTTAATGGATAAACTAATGAGAAAAATGGGACTTTCAGGTAAAGCATTTATTCCTATGTTAGTTGGTTTTGGATGTTCAGTACCTGCCATAATGTCAGCAAGAACACTTGAAAGTGAAAAAGATAGGAAACTTGCTGCATTATTAGTGCCACTTATGTCCTGTAATGCAAGACTTCCTGTTTATGCACTGTTTACGTCTATCTTCTTTCCTGGACGTCAATTTGAAATAGTTTGTTCTCTATATATTTTGGGAATAGTTATTGCATTTATAATAGGGCTTCTATTTAAAAATACATTATTTAAAAAAGATGAAGAACCTTTTATTATTGAACTACCAGAATACAAACTTCCTGAACCTAAGAACTTATTATTGCACACTTGGGATAAAGGAAAGGGATTTGTTAAAAAAGCAGGAACAATTATTTTATCAATATCCATCTTAGTTTGGATATTATCAAACTTCAACTTCTCAGGATTAACCGAAATTAATAATAGCTTCCTTGCATATATAGGAAGAGCATTAACCCCAATATTCAAACCTTTAGGATTTGGAAATTGGCAATCTTCAGTTTCTCTACTTGCTGGACTTATGGCAAAAGAAGTTGTTGTAAGTACTATGGAAGTTATATTTGGAGGTAATCTTCAAGTGCTTCTACCTCAATATTTTACAACAGTTTCGGCTTATGCTTTCCTAACATTTACACTTTTATACACACCTTGTATAACAACTATAGGAACTATGAAAAAAGAATTTGGAAATAAAATGACCATTTTTTCTGTTGTATACCAGCTTATTTTAGCTTGGGGAATTTCATTTTTAGTCTATAACATAGGAAATTTTATCATGTAA
- a CDS encoding FeoB-associated Cys-rich membrane protein, with amino-acid sequence MEKLFVIILGVLAVFILVRSFKKKASGGGCNCGSCSSHCAMYNLNSEEKNLEKDNIENDK; translated from the coding sequence GTGGAAAAACTATTTGTAATAATACTTGGTGTTCTTGCAGTTTTTATACTTGTAAGAAGTTTTAAGAAAAAAGCCTCTGGTGGTGGATGCAATTGCGGAAGTTGTTCATCTCACTGTGCTATGTATAATTTAAATTCAGAAGAAAAGAACTTAGAAAAAGATAACATAGAAAACGACAAATAA
- a CDS encoding ribonuclease H-like domain-containing protein, producing MIEIQKEKILDFNAGLYKNILVNNTIFFDIETTGFDKEKASVILISGGWFDENNKFIIKQYFAESLDEEVQLLESFKKDVSKFHAWCSYNGRAFDEPFIKKRMDINNIDFTPPQDHIDLYRLIRPYYKQLGMERCNLKSVEKYLGIDRQDQIDGGMCVELYYEFLTNKDIRLREVIMLHNYEDVLNLPFILKLTYDVKKDKNLKREDCITKRQLDYLRYLLRKNQITIKSDLKKMSKKAASRIIDSIIRGEIDIYKFNDIINDSY from the coding sequence ATGATTGAAATACAAAAGGAAAAAATATTAGATTTTAATGCTGGTTTATATAAAAATATTTTAGTTAATAATACTATATTTTTTGATATAGAAACTACAGGTTTTGATAAAGAAAAGGCTAGTGTTATACTTATATCTGGAGGATGGTTTGATGAAAATAATAAGTTTATAATTAAACAGTATTTTGCAGAATCTCTAGATGAAGAAGTACAACTATTAGAAAGTTTTAAGAAAGATGTTAGTAAATTTCATGCATGGTGTTCTTACAATGGAAGAGCTTTTGATGAGCCTTTTATAAAGAAGAGAATGGATATAAATAATATAGATTTTACACCACCACAGGATCATATAGACTTATATAGATTAATAAGACCATATTATAAACAACTAGGTATGGAGAGATGTAATTTAAAAAGTGTAGAGAAATATTTGGGAATAGATAGACAAGACCAAATTGACGGTGGAATGTGTGTAGAATTATACTATGAATTTTTAACTAATAAAGATATAAGATTAAGAGAAGTGATAATGCTTCATAATTATGAAGATGTATTAAACTTACCTTTTATATTGAAACTTACATATGATGTTAAAAAAGATAAGAATCTAAAAAGAGAAGATTGTATTACTAAAAGGCAATTAGATTATTTAAGATACTTATTAAGAAAAAATCAAATTACTATTAAGAGTGATTTAAAAAAGATGTCTAAAAAAGCAGCATCTAGAATCATAGATAGTATTATAAGAGGAGAAATAGACATTTATAAATTTAATGATATTATAAATGATAGTTACTAA
- a CDS encoding type I phosphomannose isomerase catalytic subunit: MYPLKFENLYYDKIWGGRDLERFRTNLPEGSIGESWDVACHKNGMSIVANGELKGMRLDELIEKQEEKLLGTKIKKDWFPLLIKLINAKDKLSVQVHPNDEYGKKVENDMGKTEVWYVVEAFEGANLVVGTKGKCTKKEFKMAIENGELDNYLNRIPVKKGDVYLVKSGLVHAIGEGVIIAEIQQNSDTTYRVYDYNRGREIHVKKALDVIDLSLEGKRSEGIEIKKDGYTKTYLCFGKDFSLELYDIDNYAEENSDEERFFIFTCVEGQGEISYEKGKEIINTGDSILIPASLGKYKFTGNMKILKSYVPDVEKVEKEISSVIEY; encoded by the coding sequence ATGTATCCATTAAAATTTGAGAATTTGTATTATGACAAGATATGGGGAGGAAGAGATTTAGAAAGGTTTAGAACTAACTTGCCAGAGGGTAGTATTGGTGAAAGTTGGGATGTTGCATGTCACAAAAATGGAATGAGTATAGTAGCAAATGGTGAGTTAAAAGGTATGAGATTAGATGAACTTATCGAAAAACAAGAAGAGAAGCTATTAGGAACAAAAATAAAAAAAGATTGGTTTCCTCTTCTTATTAAGCTTATAAATGCTAAAGATAAACTTTCAGTACAAGTTCATCCAAATGATGAATATGGCAAAAAAGTTGAAAATGATATGGGAAAAACAGAAGTATGGTATGTAGTTGAAGCTTTTGAAGGTGCTAATTTAGTAGTTGGAACTAAGGGAAAATGTACAAAAAAAGAATTTAAGATGGCTATAGAAAATGGGGAACTTGATAACTATCTTAATAGAATACCTGTTAAAAAAGGTGATGTATATTTAGTAAAAAGCGGACTTGTTCATGCTATAGGTGAAGGTGTAATAATAGCAGAAATCCAACAAAATAGTGATACTACTTATAGAGTATATGATTATAATAGAGGAAGAGAAATTCATGTAAAAAAAGCATTGGATGTTATAGATTTAAGTTTAGAAGGAAAAAGAAGTGAAGGTATAGAAATTAAAAAAGATGGATATACAAAGACATATTTATGTTTTGGAAAAGATTTTTCATTAGAACTTTATGATATTGACAATTATGCAGAAGAAAATAGTGATGAAGAAAGATTTTTCATATTTACTTGTGTAGAAGGACAAGGAGAAATTTCATATGAAAAAGGAAAAGAAATTATAAATACTGGAGATAGTATTTTAATTCCTGCATCACTTGGTAAATATAAATTTACAGGCAATATGAAAATTTTAAAGAGTTATGTGCCAGATGTAGAGAAGGTTGAAAAAGAAATATCAAGTGTGATTGAATATTAA
- the manZ gene encoding PTS mannose transporter subunit IID, translating to MYKDTEKKITKKDRISMFIRSNFHQGSWNFERMQALGYCFEMIPIIKRLYHGEERKKALKRHLEFFNTQPFVTSPILGVTAAMEEQKANGAPIDDGAINGVKIGLMGPLAGVGDPIFWGTLRPVLAALGASIAMGGSILGPIIFFFIFNILRLGFIWSSMEYGYNKGTDIVKDMAGNKLQKLTEGASILGLFVMGALVSKWTTVNIPVEISRVTGSDGKVIVTTVQSILDQLMPGLVPLVLTFLCMKLLKKKVNAIWIIFGLFAVGIIGFKFGILKMPTK from the coding sequence ATGTATAAAGATACAGAAAAGAAAATAACTAAAAAAGATCGTATTAGTATGTTTATTCGTTCAAATTTTCATCAAGGTTCATGGAATTTTGAAAGAATGCAGGCTTTAGGATATTGTTTTGAGATGATACCTATAATTAAAAGATTATATCATGGAGAAGAGAGAAAAAAAGCTTTAAAAAGACATTTAGAGTTTTTTAATACTCAGCCTTTTGTAACATCACCAATACTTGGAGTTACAGCTGCAATGGAAGAACAAAAAGCAAATGGAGCACCAATAGATGATGGAGCTATAAATGGTGTTAAAATAGGACTTATGGGACCACTAGCTGGTGTAGGTGATCCAATATTTTGGGGAACTTTAAGACCCGTACTTGCAGCACTTGGAGCATCTATTGCTATGGGAGGAAGTATACTTGGACCTATAATATTCTTTTTTATATTTAATATATTACGTTTAGGATTTATATGGAGTTCAATGGAATATGGATATAATAAAGGAACTGATATAGTTAAAGATATGGCTGGAAATAAGCTTCAGAAATTAACTGAAGGAGCTTCAATATTAGGGTTATTTGTAATGGGAGCTTTAGTAAGTAAATGGACTACAGTTAATATACCAGTAGAAATTTCAAGAGTAACTGGATCAGATGGAAAGGTAATAGTAACAACAGTTCAAAGTATATTAGATCAATTAATGCCTGGGTTAGTACCATTAGTATTAACATTTCTATGTATGAAGCTTTTAAAGAAAAAGGTAAATGCAATATGGATAATCTTTGGATTATTTGCAGTGGGTATTATAGGATTTAAATTTGGTATACTTAAAATGCCGACTAAATAA
- a CDS encoding PTS mannose/fructose/sorbose transporter subunit IIC codes for MSTIQIIFIFIFSCIAGMGSVLDEFQTHRPLIACTLVGLILGDLKTGIIIGGTLEMMALGWMNIGAAMAPDSALASIISTIIVIAGKQGIGAGIAVAIPIAAAGQVLTIFARTITVFFQHRADKYAEDGNCAGIDRCHILALFIQALRVAIPSLIVAMFVGTNTVQNMLNAIPKTVTGGLQVAGGFIVVVGYAMVINMMEAKYLMPFFFLGFVVAAFTNFNLVALGVLGTVAAIVYIQLSPKYNKVQVATTANISMDDDLDDELD; via the coding sequence ATGAGTACTATACAAATTATATTTATATTTATATTTTCATGTATAGCTGGTATGGGAAGTGTACTTGATGAATTTCAAACACATAGACCATTAATTGCATGTACTTTAGTTGGACTTATATTAGGAGACTTAAAAACAGGTATTATAATAGGTGGGACTCTTGAAATGATGGCACTTGGATGGATGAATATAGGTGCAGCCATGGCACCAGATTCAGCTCTTGCAAGTATTATATCAACAATAATAGTTATAGCAGGAAAACAAGGAATAGGAGCTGGTATTGCAGTGGCTATTCCAATAGCAGCTGCAGGTCAGGTGTTGACTATATTTGCAAGAACAATCACTGTATTTTTCCAACATAGAGCAGATAAATATGCTGAAGACGGAAATTGTGCAGGAATAGATAGATGTCATATATTGGCACTTTTTATACAAGCATTACGTGTAGCAATACCTTCGTTAATTGTTGCGATGTTTGTTGGAACAAATACAGTACAAAATATGCTTAATGCAATTCCAAAAACAGTAACAGGAGGACTTCAAGTTGCAGGTGGATTTATAGTAGTCGTTGGATATGCCATGGTTATTAATATGATGGAAGCGAAATATCTAATGCCTTTCTTTTTCTTAGGATTTGTAGTTGCAGCATTTACAAACTTTAACTTAGTTGCACTTGGTGTACTTGGAACAGTAGCTGCTATCGTATATATTCAGCTAAGTCCAAAATATAATAAGGTACAAGTAGCTACAACAGCAAATATATCTATGGACGATGATTTAGATGACGAATTAGATTAA
- a CDS encoding mannose/fructose/sorbose PTS transporter subunit IIB has protein sequence MKIVLARIDDRLIHGQVATIWTKETKCQRIIVCNDDVAKDEIRKTLLTQVAPPGIKAHVVSVDKAVRVCNNPKYADDRVLLLFTNPTDILRMVELGINIESINIGGMSFKNGKIQLTSAISVDEKDIESFKALNDRGIELEVRKVASDSKVDMMTLL, from the coding sequence ATGAAGATAGTATTAGCAAGAATTGATGACAGATTAATTCATGGTCAAGTTGCAACAATATGGACGAAAGAAACAAAATGTCAAAGGATAATAGTTTGTAATGATGATGTAGCAAAGGATGAAATAAGAAAGACTCTTTTAACTCAAGTAGCACCCCCAGGAATAAAAGCACATGTTGTAAGTGTAGATAAGGCAGTAAGAGTTTGTAATAATCCTAAGTATGCTGATGATAGAGTATTATTGCTTTTTACAAATCCAACAGATATTTTAAGAATGGTAGAGTTAGGAATTAATATAGAAAGTATTAATATAGGTGGAATGTCATTTAAAAATGGTAAAATACAACTGACTTCAGCAATTTCAGTAGATGAAAAGGACATAGAATCATTTAAAGCTCTTAATGATAGAGGAATTGAACTTGAAGTAAGAAAAGTTGCTTCGGATTCAAAGGTAGATATGATGACATTACTTTAA
- a CDS encoding PTS sugar transporter subunit IIA, translated as MIALIIATHGDFSQEIVKSSEMIFGKQENLEIVTFKIGEGVEDLINKYHEVIKKLDTEDGVLFMVDLFGGSPFNAASRLMIENNNMDIIAGVNLPMLLEVYGLRNSHSLQEIVDIAKNSAIQGVKSFRSTISSNEEDDL; from the coding sequence ATGATAGCTTTAATTATAGCTACACATGGAGATTTTTCGCAAGAAATAGTAAAATCGTCGGAAATGATTTTTGGTAAACAAGAAAATCTAGAAATTGTAACTTTTAAGATAGGTGAAGGAGTAGAGGATCTCATAAATAAGTATCATGAAGTTATTAAGAAATTGGATACTGAAGATGGAGTACTATTTATGGTTGATTTATTTGGAGGAAGTCCATTTAATGCTGCTAGTAGACTTATGATTGAAAATAATAATATGGATATTATAGCAGGTGTAAATCTACCAATGCTTTTGGAGGTTTATGGATTAAGAAATTCTCATTCGTTACAAGAGATTGTAGATATAGCAAAAAATAGTGCAATTCAAGGAGTAAAATCCTTTAGAAGTACAATAAGCTCAAATGAGGAGGATGATTTATAA
- a CDS encoding IS701 family transposase, which translates to MFQNTIIPNELTLHNFFRKLNFDLYLTKPQIKYLENIMNAMISKGFNGKISDVAELAPARHRTSTTRFLSNSSWNEKLLDRALNSYIVDLIWARSRETKQPIYFIIDDTISEKTKPSSKAINPIEKCSFHNSHLKGKNVYGHQILVSLLSCDGLVLPYSIDIYDKESMSKIELTQNLILTLPKPEYKGFVLCDSWYSCKGIFNASEKAGYSYIGVLKTNRVIFLKGHERLGIKINQFAKTLNIKDFDLVTVKDKQYYIYNYVGKLKDRNNVSIILSYSKDAFQKDKALKSFISLDTSLTSLDILTQYTDRWAIEPFFRDCKTYLGLDGYQVRSEKSIKRYFTIMLLNYVYCKIYSSDSYHFNTGYKAAKKVLAKSKITYIYEAAASGTPIEEVFESLKIA; encoded by the coding sequence ATGTTTCAGAACACAATTATACCAAATGAATTAACATTACACAATTTTTTTAGAAAATTAAATTTTGATTTATATTTAACTAAGCCACAAATAAAGTATTTAGAAAATATAATGAATGCTATGATATCAAAGGGATTTAACGGAAAAATTTCCGATGTAGCAGAGCTTGCTCCAGCAAGGCATCGAACAAGTACTACTAGGTTTCTTTCAAATAGTTCTTGGAATGAAAAGCTACTAGACAGAGCATTGAATTCATATATAGTAGATCTTATTTGGGCTAGATCTAGAGAAACTAAACAACCGATATATTTTATTATTGATGATACTATTTCTGAGAAGACAAAGCCCTCGTCAAAGGCTATAAATCCAATTGAAAAGTGTTCATTTCATAATTCACATTTAAAAGGTAAAAATGTATATGGTCATCAAATATTAGTTTCTTTACTATCGTGTGACGGATTAGTCCTTCCATATTCAATAGATATTTATGATAAAGAATCTATGAGTAAAATAGAATTAACTCAAAATTTGATTTTAACACTGCCTAAGCCAGAATATAAAGGATTTGTTTTGTGCGATAGTTGGTATAGTTGTAAAGGTATTTTTAATGCTTCTGAAAAAGCTGGCTACAGTTATATTGGTGTTTTAAAAACTAACAGGGTTATTTTTCTAAAAGGTCATGAAAGACTAGGAATAAAGATTAATCAGTTCGCTAAAACATTAAATATTAAAGACTTTGACCTTGTCACCGTTAAAGATAAACAATATTATATTTACAATTATGTTGGCAAACTAAAAGATAGAAATAATGTTTCTATTATTTTAAGCTATTCTAAAGATGCTTTTCAAAAAGATAAAGCATTAAAATCTTTTATTTCATTAGATACTTCATTAACATCGTTAGATATTTTAACTCAATATACTGACCGTTGGGCTATTGAACCATTTTTCAGAGATTGCAAAACTTACTTAGGGCTAGATGGATATCAAGTAAGAAGTGAAAAAAGTATCAAGAGATATTTTACAATAATGCTACTAAATTATGTTTATTGTAAAATATATTCTAGTGATTCTTATCATTTTAATACTGGATATAAAGCAGCAAAAAAGGTGTTAGCTAAATCTAAAATTACCTATATTTATGAAGCTGCCGCAAGTGGTACGCCAATAGAAGAAGTTTTTGAGTCATTGAAAATAGCTTAA
- a CDS encoding PRD domain-containing protein yields MDDEYINKFISTDINIHIKCFYDKFKADVKNREKILKIVDRDILEFAEEIQKLVEKMLNKKFNDRFLYALSLHLGSFFNRVDRNVNLNKVKIEGITTNNPKEYEVALQIKDKIYEKYRIEVPDVEVTYLTLLLSSIEDTQNFGHVAIIVAAHGSSTASSMVNVAQQLLGDKNIVAVDMPLEINPKEVLNYMIEKVKEIDRGRGVLLLVDMGSLCSFGNIIMEKTNIPIKTIDMVSTPLVLEAVRKASVFDMELENIYNSLKQFNGYENYVHINNKIKGVIITICSTGEGTALKLKELVEDILSNMINESIQVIPIGIKNIKEDIEKIARKHSILATVGVVNPKIDVPFISLESFIDGRGEKILRSILKGKKVDVENKDGNIVVKKLCFDTLNQVLTYLNPNKAISVLMDFITVLQEEFKTEFTNSMQVRIIIHVACALERMITEDGLIYKYDKQSLDKKIIDKVIKASSIFKKGLNIELTVDEIYFIVEMFN; encoded by the coding sequence ATGGATGATGAATATATAAATAAATTCATAAGTACAGATATAAATATTCATATAAAGTGCTTTTATGATAAATTTAAAGCAGATGTAAAAAATAGAGAAAAAATATTGAAAATAGTGGATCGTGATATTTTGGAGTTTGCTGAAGAAATACAAAAGTTAGTAGAGAAAATGTTAAATAAGAAATTTAATGACAGATTTTTATATGCTTTGAGTTTGCATTTAGGATCGTTCTTCAATAGAGTAGATAGAAATGTAAATTTAAATAAAGTGAAGATAGAAGGAATTACAACTAATAATCCCAAAGAATATGAAGTTGCACTTCAAATAAAAGATAAGATATATGAGAAGTATCGTATAGAGGTTCCAGATGTTGAAGTAACATATCTTACATTATTATTAAGTTCCATTGAAGATACTCAAAACTTTGGCCATGTTGCTATTATAGTTGCGGCCCATGGAAGTAGTACTGCAAGCAGTATGGTAAATGTAGCACAACAATTATTAGGAGATAAAAATATTGTAGCAGTAGATATGCCACTTGAAATCAATCCAAAAGAAGTATTGAATTATATGATAGAAAAAGTTAAAGAAATAGATAGAGGTAGAGGAGTACTTCTGTTAGTTGATATGGGGTCTTTATGTAGTTTTGGAAATATAATTATGGAAAAAACTAATATACCTATAAAGACCATAGATATGGTATCGACACCATTAGTATTAGAAGCGGTTAGAAAAGCTAGTGTATTTGATATGGAATTAGAAAATATATATAATTCATTAAAACAATTTAATGGATATGAAAATTATGTGCATATTAATAATAAAATTAAAGGTGTAATTATAACTATATGTTCTACTGGAGAAGGAACAGCTTTAAAATTGAAGGAATTGGTAGAGGATATATTGTCAAATATGATAAATGAATCTATACAAGTAATTCCAATTGGAATAAAGAATATAAAAGAGGATATTGAAAAAATAGCTAGAAAACATAGTATATTAGCAACGGTAGGTGTTGTAAATCCTAAGATAGATGTGCCATTTATATCTTTAGAGTCTTTTATTGATGGAAGAGGTGAAAAGATATTAAGAAGTATATTAAAGGGGAAAAAAGTTGATGTTGAAAATAAAGATGGAAATATAGTAGTTAAAAAGTTATGTTTTGACACTTTAAATCAAGTATTAACTTATTTAAATCCTAATAAAGCTATAAGTGTATTGATGGATTTTATTACTGTATTACAAGAAGAATTTAAAACAGAATTTACAAATTCTATGCAAGTAAGAATAATAATACATGTAGCATGTGCGCTTGAAAGAATGATTACAGAAGATGGTTTAATATATAAATATGATAAGCAAAGTTTAGATAAAAAAATTATAGATAAAGTAATTAAAGCAAGTTCAATATTTAAAAAGGGCTTAAATATTGAACTTACAGTAGATGAAATATATTTTATTGTTGAGATGTTTAATTAA
- a CDS encoding transposase: protein MIITLNIQSENIYFKIFETVNIAFNKLGINTRKAKGRPPKYSDQQIVACMIYGVNNSIFSLRELEYKIKQDIVFQKIIGLKEVPDHSTFSLRAIALEKYVYYGIYAMLIELINPSTRICAIDGTALRSSLYDSEARYGKGTRLGRYKGYKLHCTACVCDSILPLSFSITTANVYDNQLQGLLYELKTYNPFIVLADAAYDDAQWFKVSKTLEYNLLTDVNMRKANSIESFKDESRYKNALFMQSPIGKNLYKNRLKIEQLFSILKGLYNLENPRLYGQKRYERHVKWVLLSYLIDEFNKVNSKINSRKYPWNL from the coding sequence ATGATTATAACATTAAATATACAAAGCGAAAACATTTATTTTAAAATTTTTGAAACTGTTAATATTGCATTTAATAAACTTGGCATTAATACTAGAAAAGCTAAAGGTAGACCGCCTAAATATTCAGATCAACAAATTGTTGCATGTATGATATATGGTGTAAATAATAGTATTTTTAGTCTTAGAGAACTTGAATATAAAATTAAACAAGATATTGTATTTCAAAAGATTATAGGTTTAAAAGAAGTTCCTGACCATTCTACATTTTCTTTAAGAGCGATAGCTTTAGAAAAATACGTGTACTATGGCATTTATGCTATGCTTATTGAACTTATAAATCCATCAACTAGAATTTGTGCTATTGATGGTACTGCATTAAGGAGCTCATTATATGATAGCGAAGCTAGGTATGGAAAAGGAACTCGACTTGGCAGATATAAAGGATATAAGTTACATTGTACCGCTTGTGTATGTGATAGTATATTACCTTTGTCATTTTCTATAACTACTGCAAATGTATATGATAATCAACTCCAAGGATTGTTATATGAACTGAAAACTTATAATCCATTTATTGTACTTGCCGATGCTGCTTATGATGATGCTCAATGGTTTAAAGTTTCTAAAACTCTAGAATATAATTTATTAACAGACGTAAATATGCGTAAAGCAAACAGTATAGAATCTTTTAAAGATGAATCTAGATATAAAAATGCTCTTTTTATGCAATCGCCAATAGGTAAAAATTTATATAAAAATAGGCTAAAAATTGAACAATTATTTTCTATACTTAAAGGATTGTATAACCTAGAAAACCCTAGACTTTACGGACAAAAACGCTATGAACGCCATGTTAAGTGGGTTCTTTTATCATATCTTATAGACGAATTTAATAAGGTTAATAGCAAAATAAATTCTAGAAAATATCCTTGGAATCTATAG